One window from the genome of Nicotiana sylvestris chromosome 9, ASM39365v2, whole genome shotgun sequence encodes:
- the LOC138877671 gene encoding uncharacterized protein produces the protein MTQRQPNATPEAIKLLLFPFSVTEEAQTWLNSLPINSITTWEELVKQFLNKFYPPNKTAKQIDDILQYRQQPSESLQETWEKFKGMLVKCPHHGIPDQMLGQRFYMGLADNLKANVDASAGGAFLSKTFTECKILLDKMSQNTGWMTKGTTLAPIVHSVPLDPNNSHAENMATLMTQISILTKKIDEMGTKQVHIVDTTNGGLCTPCINQSYVCSWSEEGENQGAREDMNYVNNYGGQRQGAQQWRPQQNQQYMPNMQQPGGMHPQNQLVPVPYQKPQGYPQQNQQQLTYQPPLSSKITTWWKSGEKLAVHDSAIKNIETQLGQLSMALNNRPQGTLPADTNINPKDQNTNQLMAVSLQNGRDLDREQEIAQASKDTTQPLQFN, from the exons ATGACCCAAAGGCAGCCAAATGCAACTCCAGAAGCTATCAAGCTGCTACTGTTTCCATTCTCGGTAACCGAGGAAGCTCAGACTTGGCTAAATTCGCTCCCTATCAACTCTATCACcacctgggaggaattagtcaagcagtTCCTGAACAAGTTCTATCCGCCTAACAAGACTGCAAAACAAATTGATGACATATTGCAGTATAGGCAGCAGCCCTCTGAATCATTGCAAGAAACTTGGGAAAAGTTTAAAGGGATGTTAGTGAAGTGTCCTCACCATGGCATTCCAGACCAGATGCTCGGCCAGAGATTCTACATGGGGCTAGCTGACAATTTGAAAGCAAATGTGGATGCGTCAGCTGGAGGTGCATTTTTAAGTAAAACATTCACTGAGTGCAAAATCCTTCTCGATAAGATGTCACAAAATACGGGGTGGATGACTAAAGGTACAACACTGGCACCCATAGTGCATTCAGttcctcttgacccaaataattcaCATGCAGAGAACATGGCCACACTCATGACCCAGATTAGCATATTGACAaagaagattgatgagatgggtacaaAACAGGTGCACATTGTTGATACAACAAATGGGGGACTGTGTACACCTTGTATTAATCAGTCTTATGTGTGTTCATGGAGCGAAGAAGGTGAAAATCAAGGGGCAagggaagatatgaattatgtcaaCAACTATGGGGGTCAGAGGCAAGGAGCACAGCAGTGGAGACCGCAGCAAAATCAGCAGTACATGCCTAATATGCAGCAACCTGGGGGTATGCACCCTCAAAACCAATTGGTGCCAGTACCATATCAGAAACCACAGGGCTATCCACAACAAAATCAGCAACAATTGACATACCAACCACCCCTCAGCAGCAAGATAACAACATGGTGGAAATCAGGG GAAAAATTGGCAGTGCATGATTCAGCCATAAAGAATATTGAAACGCAGCTGGGTCAGCTGTCCATGGCTTTGAACAACCGTCCTCAGGGAACTTTGCCTGCAGACACAAACATAAACCCCAAGGACCAAAACACGAATCAGCTGATGGCAGTAAGTCTCCagaatgggagagatttagaTAGAGAGCAGGAAATTGCACAAGCCAGCAAGGACACTACACAGCCACTCCAGTTCAATTAG